Within Eschrichtius robustus isolate mEscRob2 chromosome X, mEscRob2.pri, whole genome shotgun sequence, the genomic segment AAGAGAAGCATCTTGATTAAGTGTGAGGAGATAGAAACCATACTGATTTGGGCAATTTCGGCTCCAATAATGTCTGATTTACTGTGAAAGGGGAATATGTTCTAAGTTAATGTTCTTAAAAGCAACTTCCAAATTtctccttaaaaaatatttactttattaaaaaGCTGCTTGAGGAAGAGCTGTTTTATTGCATGGCACAGATTCAATGTACAGATGTTATCTTAGAACTGTTAATTAAGGAGTTCCCTTGTGACTTTGAATATTCAATACCAGCTGTTATTCAcatcaatattttaatattttaccagAAAGATACTTAATAAAAGGATTGATACATATTTAACTGTGTAAAGTGCTAGTTAAACTTGTTCAAATGGGTCAGAGGGAAAGGGAAATAACATtccttgagcacctactatacgcACAAACTCTACTTATATATCTTGCTTAATCTTTATGACTATTCCATGAGGTAGATTTTAATTCTCATTTGATAAGTGAGGAAGCTAAGGCTCCAGAAGGGTTATATAACTTTCCTGAAGATACAttgctaataaatggcagagttgggatttgaacctaagTGTCCCTGATTGcaaagcctgttttttttttttttacattatcatatattttttattttaaaaaatctaatattttagtattaaaataaaatttaaacacagCATCCTTTTCTCACCATTAAAAGTAGGATAATTCTAGACAATTTTTCTGAAATCTATAAATGTGCTTATACAAATGCATTAAAAGCTAAGTATCTCAACATCTGTAAGGCCTTTAGCAAATAAGTACCAACCTTCAGGAAGATGAGAGGCCACCTGAAAATGCaccaaaatttcaaaattaagctTTTAATTTATTGATAATAAAGCTAAGTATCACTGATATGCAAGTAAACAGTTTTTAGAACAAGCtggaatttttctaaaatttaaccaCGGTTGAATAAAATAGCAAGAACTTCAGGGCAAGATGGTatgtaaatatgaaaaaatacatagaacaCTTGGAATTAATTCAGAACTTTTGTAAAAATACTTGAGTGGTAAAGTGTTAAAACAGTCAAGAGAAATATTCTTTGACAAAGAGATTACATGCTAGAAGAGACTTTTTCTACCTTCCATTCATACTTCACGTATAAAGAATTTACACTCAGAATTTGCCtaaacctccctccctccctcccgcaaAGCCTGTTTTGCAGAAAATCTCCCCTCACGTTTCATAAAATGTTAATCTCGGCCCACAGTTGCATCACCATCTTTGTTTATGGGCTATTGGAGAGAAGTGTAAGTTGGCCAAGCCTCTATTCCACAGTGGGAAAATATGGGTAGGATTAGAATGCAGTAAGACTGGGTTGCTTGCAGTGTGCTTCTAAGGAATGTTCTGTTTCCCTCTTCATCAGCAGGGTATTCTGGGAGAATCTTTTGAAATTGAACTTAGTCCTGAGGTCGGAACTTTTTCTCTCACCTTCAAGCTAGGTGATTTGTGACCATTTAAAGGTTATGCCATTTAGAAGCCTTTcctggatttttaaagaaaaggatacAAGGGGGAGGGTTGGTTAAGTGGGGGAGATGAGGGTATAGAGTGTAAGTGCAAAGGCAGAACTAGCAGCTGCTTTGTGACCATCAATACATCCAAAAGATAGGTCAGGAAAAGGATTAGTGAATATTAAAATTGACAGGAGCAATTTGGTTCAATTATAATCTAAGGAAAAAGGCTGAGGGGTCTAATCGATATTTTACTCCAGATCTAATGAGTTAATTTTGAGAAGGAGGATCCAATGACTTAATTTTGAGAAGGAAGACCCAGTGATGGAACTCATGCAAGGAGATGGCCTGGGGCCTGCTAAAAGTCAGGTTGCAATTTCCGTAGCCTTCAAGACAACCAGAAAAATAAACAGGCCTTTTAGAAGAAACTTCAAGTTTTCTCCCATTCACATGACAGCCCCGGGGTGGGGTGTTGTCTCACACTTCTGGAATTGGTTAGATCTGTGCTGTaactgtaaaatacacactggattttgaagacttaataaataaaagaatgtaaacTATCTCATTTTTTctgttgattacatgttgaaatgacaatattttggatatattgggttaaataaaatataatactaaAAGTAATTTCACCTCtgtcttttttaatgtggctactagaaaattttaaactacacatgcggctcacattatatttctattggatggCATTGGGATGGAGAACAGGCAGTATTCCCTGAAGCTTCCTTCTGGAGGTGAATACCTTAGAGTGGTAAATATGGAAAAGAAGATTCTCAGTGCCAGTATTTAAAGTCTTCcattggggggagggataagttgggagattgagatggacatatacacactactatatataaaatagataactaataaggacttactgtatagcacaggaaactctactcaatactctgtaatggcctatatgggaaaagaatctaaaaaagagtggatatatgtatatgtataagtgattcgcttcgctgtacacctgaaactaacacaacattgtaatcaactatactccagtaaaaattaattaaaaaaataaagtcttcatCAAGTTAGGaccactttcccccttttcacCTCAGATGGTATGGGGCTGGTGTTTTGACTGTTAGAACATCCCCATTTATTCAGCACTTTGAGTACCTTTGTGGATGTCTCTTATCAGTCACTCATTAGAAGcatttcttacttttttccaAACAAACACAAGCCTGTCACATAATTAATGGCATCCGTCCTcactcccatccatccatccattcatagAAAATCTGAGTCTTATTTTTAGGCCCTGCTCTTCCTGCCAGGGCTTTCActaaattgccaaagcaatggCAAAACCAATGTGGCCATTCTTGCATGGTCAGTGAAAACTACCAAAGAAATGGGAATTATATGGGTTAAGAGAAATAGCACTTATCAAATTGAGGACTTTTAAGGCAAAGAGGACCACCATATTCTAATAGTAAACAAACAATGGCTTGTTTTATTGCTCGTGCAAAGCTTACATGAAATGATTATTTGACTCCCTGTATGAATCATGTGTTTGGGCTCTTTTTGCTTTCCACAAAATACCAGGTCTAGTGTTAAACTCATAGATACTCAGTATATACAAGGAGTAGTATAGTGTATAGATTCCACACTAATAAAAGTGGACTTTTCTTTCTATTATGCTAGAGACCCCAGACATACACCATCATTTCATACTTTCTAAATAAGTCATTTCCCCCATTACCCTTTGAATACTTTATAGTATTTTATCTTTGATGATATTGGAATTGAGTGATTGTTTTTTCATTAGACTTTGGGGGACTCCTTGGTGGGAAGGTTGGCAAAACCTTCCCTGAATTTCTTTGAATGCCAAAAGAAAGCTAAACTTTTACAAACAGGCTCTTCACATAAACACTCAGACATGCACTGAATACATCAATCCAAGTCATCTAGCACTAAAAGGAACACAATATTTTAACCGAGTGGAAAATTAGTGGTACACCATTACTAAACTCTGTGCTTTCAGTAACTTTTCTAATATAGGTGTTCCCTGAATCTGGGCATTATAAATCAGATTTGATACACAAGCAGTTTTTTagctacataaaaaaaaaagccaaggggTCTAATCTATATTTTGCTCCAAATCCAATGTTTTGAGAAAGAAGGTCTAGTGATTGAACTTGTGCAAGGAGATGGCCTGGGGCCTGCTGAAAGTCAGGTTGCAGTTTCCACTGCATTCAAGAAAACCAGAAAGATAAATATAACTTTGAGAAGAAACTTGAAGTTTTCTCTCATTCACATCTCGGCCAGTGGGCCTCACACTTCCAGAACTGGTTAGACCTGTGTTGTCCAATATAGTAGGTATTACCCAgccatatgtaaaatatattcacaATCATGATCAATTCCCATCAGACCTCCATTCTTCCCAACTCTCTTCCCAATAACAGAGTGGAGTTAGGGTTATAGTTTTTGGCTGTTGAATGCATGATGATCAAATCTGTAACCATGACTTCTGTAGCACAGTTTTCTGTGTTACTGATTCCAATTTTATCTACAAGACTAGGTACAAATAAGTTCAAGGAGACAGCATATTATTTAAGACAACTAACATtttataaaggaatactatgtataaaaatacaatcaAGAGCATCAATTTGGTTTAAAAAGCAATTGTTACTTTAGTACCCACTAGGAAATCAAACAATGGAATGCATTTTCTGATATATTTATTACAACTATACCTCGATACACTAATGTAATTGAAGGCGATAAATACAGTAGAAAAAGTTTTAAGATACTGGTGTTGGGGGCAATGTGACACTTGTAAACTGGGTGTCACACTCAGTGAGATACTGTTTATCATTGCACTCACACTGAATATGATTTGGTTTGTAGTAATTACATCTGAGACCACATATTTGGGTGCTTGATAAaagggttttattatttttcaaaattaataacCTTTCATTTTAATCAAGAGCCCCAGTGAGGAAAatctataaattaaaacaaagggTTTTACACACTACTCTGATTATCAATAATTTGAAGCCTGAGGCCCTCTTGAGGAaattctctttctggcttgcaaaAGCTGTGGGAGACCATTAACATCATGAGGCCAGTTACAAGAAAAATTAACCTCTAAAATGTCACGGTTTCACACCCTATGGGGGCTTATGGATCTGTCTTAATATGGCATGTGCAGGCCCGATTTTAGGACAAGTCAGCTCCAAGTATTTCACACGTTTATAAACACAGAAGCTGTTGTATCCACCATCCATAAAGCTTTTGGGTAGCCACTGAAATCAGGCAAATGGCATAGTAATCCAAGGTGAATGGTGAAGTTAAGGCCTCCACACCAAAAACCGTTGGATATGGTGCAATAATGAACATGggaaaaatctcaaaatttgAACAGGTAAACAAAAGCCAGGACAGACTCAATTCAAGTAAGTGAAACTGCCAGACTTCCGAAAGGAGTTCTTCAAAGAAGACTTCCACAGAACTCGTTTGCTCTGCAGGAGTAAATAAATCTCAACTGATATATTTTTATCCAAGCCACAGCTGAGAGCTTGATTAACTGAGAAACAATACAGTTAAATGACATTACATTCTTTATAGTCACCACTCCAACTTCAATATCTGCATAGAGAAGTACAGAGGGTTACAGTGAAATTGTGTATGCTGAGGGATGCCACTAAATTAGCTCCCAGGAAAATTATTAACCTTTATAAgtaattttcactttttctctcaGGGATAGATTTCAACTTTCACTTTAACAGTGGTTGGGAACATTCCCTTTATTGCTTGGTTGTGTATTTTGAGAAAGCAAATCCATTGGCACTTGCGAAGGCTTAGAACATAAACCAACATTAGAAGGAACAGAAACACATAGCTAAAAGTTTTACTTTAATCACAAATTCACAACTAGAGATTTCATTTGCGTATCTTAGAATGCTAAAAAGACATGTTAAATTTTTTAACCAATCAGCAAAAACATGTGCCACACAGATTTTTAATGTTCATAATTTAGAATTTAtcacataaatatattatttataaatatatcctttatttgtaaaattattattcttaaaacatttctttccaACACAGTTGAAATTTTCATatgtgttttaaggaaaaaaccccaccctattttaaaatgtattactaaACTTCAATGTGCAAATAAACCAGTGCCaccaaactgaaaaagaaaaaaaaaagaaaagaaacatactGCTGTGTTGGATATGCAGTTGTTACTACAAATAACACCACCACATGTCCTATACGGTGATCATATACATGCTCTTGTTTCACTTCTCAGTCATTATCAGAACCATTTGGAGGTAGGAATACCAATGCATCATTGAAAATATGCCCAAATGCCCTAAGGCGGTATACCCCGTACATCATTACGTGCATCTGATTAGGCGTCAGTCCATTAAAAGTAACAGCCATATCTGAACAACATCCTTCTACTACCTGGTTGGGGTGATTAGTCATTGCCTCTTTAATAAAAAGCCCAACAGACTTGGTGTTAAATACATCTTTTCCTTCCGCGTCTTCTGCATTTTCTGCAAATACTCCAGCGTATTTCAGGCAGACTGCTAGCTGCTTATCTTCAGATATCTTCCAAATCATCCCTCCCTGTTCAGGACACTTTTCAGGAATACTGAGAAGGCTGTTAAGTCTTTTCATTGATTCTACACTTAAGACAATTCCTCCTTCCATACTCACATACTCGAGGTCTCCAGATTTTATAGTGTGGCCTAGATAGAAAGGTTGTGATGGATCCTTTTTTAACAAAAAGTACTTTAAGTTTTCAATAATAGCAAACGTAGTGGGGCGTGCAAGGAAGAACCAGTTGTATTGGTCTCTATATTTATCAAAGGCGTATTTGTAAGCTTTTCTCATCATTAACCACATGTCATTTGTTTCCATGTTAATTGACTCAAACACTTTAACATTTTCAGAACTGAAGAACTCTGCTTTGTCACAGTGTTTGGTCCAAGTTTCCTTCACTGCAGCCCAGAGACTCACATCTTTGGGTTTGACAAGGATGATACAGTATACTCGAAAGCTCTTACTGAGCTCCATGCGTTCATCCTCTGAAATTTTCAAGATATCTTCTTTATTAGGAGCTTGTAGGTGATGATGCTCATGGTGGTGCATTCTATTTCCATGACCAATCCTAATGTGTCCTAGCATAGTGATCAAGGCACAGAAAATGCTTCCAAGCATTACACCCTTCAAAAATGAACTGCTTTCAGAAAGCATTTTtcctataaagaagaaaaagatacttaGGATACTTAATAGAAAAGGATTAGTCTAGTGATTTGATTTGATATTCCCCCTATACTTACATTTTGctcttaatgttaaaaaaaaaaaaggctcccaAGCTTGAAATCGAGTCAGTGCAAGTAGCACAAGAGAGTCTTAAGAATTTTTTGCTTCCAACGATACCTGATTACTGTTTGGTACAAAGTGGAACTTGGCAGCAACACCTCGTCGCCGTAGAATTTTCTGGGAGGCTATTTTTGCACTTCATCTATAGGGATTTAATTAACCAAGTACTAAACCAAAGCACTAACCCCAGAAACTGATATTACAGAGGTTGTCTGTCCATCATTCGCTTTAAAGGAATTTCATTTCACAAGCttgcattatattatttaaataccTCTGCGGATATAAATGGACTTTTACAACAAAACCTTAAATTGAAGAGATAAAACCACCTACAACTGGTAAGTCACCAATGGTATCTGTGCTGGCCTCTGTTCTCAACCTAGTGCTTTATTTAACTGATGGCTGCTGTCCTTAGGTGTTTTGAGTACATCTTGGAATTGATACCATATATGTTAATATTTACCCTTTTGTTCCTAAGACTAAATGGTTTCCAATACAGTATCTCAACTAACTGATGTATAATAATAAAAGCCCATAATGAAAATAGCTAAATTATTTGGATGAGAACTGAGTCAATATAGGCATATCTGGGGACTattaatgaacatttttatttcctccaaaggcattttcttattctttggggAAGTAAAAAGGGAAAAGTCTACACTTTTATTtcaattagaaattaaaagaaaacccaaCATTAAATACAACTGTTGAGATTTTCCCAATCTCCCTTCTATCTCCACAAGGAATGTTCTACTGAGCTACTTagattttccctttgtttcttaAAGTTGAAAGTGGCCTTAGAAGCTATCTACTGtcacttttctcattttacagatagggaaacagaGGGTCCACAGAGGTTAGGTAACTGACCCAAAGTCACAGTCAGCAATAGAACTGAACTAGAAATCAGATATCCTGGCATCAGTTTAATGGTTTTTCTATTACAGAATAAAGATCTCAACAGTGCTTCCACCCATATTATTGAGAATTTAATAAAAAGTTACTGAATAACCTTGTTTTCCTACAAATGGAAAAACATGTAGGATCTGTTAACCATAATTGATATTTTGCATCCAGCATCACCGTACTGCTACAAGGAAACCATCCCTTGGTTTTCTTCTAGAGGAAATGGACTTTGACCTCCATTACCTTAGAAGGACGTGTGGAACAACTTGACAGATGTAATTCCTAAGGAGGGTGGGGAGTCGGGTGGGAAAGAGGCAGGACAGCTTTCCTGTGTCACTCACAGAACTTGGTCAACAAACACGGCtctaataaggaaaagaaaattcacaGGAAACAAGCT encodes:
- the C1GALT1C1 gene encoding C1GALT1-specific chaperone 1, translated to MLSESSSFLKGVMLGSIFCALITMLGHIRIGHGNRMHHHEHHHLQAPNKEDILKISEDERMELSKSFRVYCIILVKPKDVSLWAAVKETWTKHCDKAEFFSSENVKVFESINMETNDMWLMMRKAYKYAFDKYRDQYNWFFLARPTTFAIIENLKYFLLKKDPSQPFYLGHTIKSGDLEYVSMEGGIVLSVESMKRLNSLLSIPEKCPEQGGMIWKISEDKQLAVCLKYAGVFAENAEDAEGKDVFNTKSVGLFIKEAMTNHPNQVVEGCCSDMAVTFNGLTPNQMHVMMYGVYRLRAFGHIFNDALVFLPPNGSDND